From the genome of Solibacillus sp. FSL H8-0538:
AACATTAATGGCAATGGGAGCCTTGCTTTCCATACTGTTTTCAGGAATCGTAATTTTAGCCTATTATTACGGCATTGCTCCAAGTGGAGAGGTAACCGTTGTTTCCCAAATTGCTGAAGAAACTTTCGGACGGAATTTCATGTACTTTATTATTCAAGGTACTACAGCATTGATATTAATCCTTGCTGCAAATACTGGTTATTCTGCTTTCCCTTTGTTGGCGGTTAATCTCGCAAAAGATAAGTTTATTCCCAGAATGTTTCTGATGAGGGGAGACCGATTAGGATATTCTAATGGAATCATCATACTTGGTATTACTTCTATTATTTTAATTTTTGCTTTTCAGGCAGAAACAGAGCATCTTATCCCACTTTATGCAGTTGGAGTATTCCTTCCATTTACTTTGTCTCAATCGGGAATGATGGTTAAATGGCTGCGAGAAAAACCTAAAGGGTGGATTCCAAAATTCATAATCAATACAACGGGTGCCGTTATTAGCTTTACGGTCACAATGATGTTCTTTTTAACAAAATTCTCACAGGTTTGGTCAATTTTAATTTTTCTACCTATCATTGTCTTCCTCTTTCATCGAATTAGAAAGCATTATGAAGCTGTTGGAGACCAACTTAGGCTCACAACTTGTGAATCATCTATGACCATTGAAGGTAATGTTATGATAGTGCCTGTTGCTGGCATGACTCATGTTGTAGAAAATTCCTTGAACTATGCTAAATCTCTTTCTCCTGACCAAATTATTGCTGTATATGTGGCATTCGAGAGAGAAGACGAGCAAAGGTTTGAAGAAAAATGGAAGAAGTGGCAACCTGATGTAAGATTAGTAACACTGCATTCTCATTACAGAAGTATCATCAATCCACTTACCAAATTTGTTGATATTGTAGAGCATAAAGCGAAGGAAGGTAATTATAAGGTAACGGTTATCATTCCACAATTTATTCCTAAAAAAGGCTGGCACAATATTCTTCATAACCAATCAAGTTTAATTATTCGTGCCTTCTTGTTGTATCGGAGAGACGTAGTCGTAACAACTGTACCTTATCATTTAAAAAAATAAAAAAGCGGGGCTTTATGTACCTCCTTATTTTGATATTAATCGGAGCTACTTAAAGCAGCTCTTTCTTCTTGAATTACCATGTAAGGACAGTATTTTCTTGCGTATTTTGTGGTGAGCGCTGGATTCATGGTTGGCTAACAGTGTTAAAGTTCAATATGAGCAAACTGCTTCTACAGCCTTTGATCTTCTGCAATCGGGCGCGATTGTTGAACAACATAAGTAGAAAATGATGAAACCTTTTTATTAAAACTAAATTCAAATTTACAAAAGAGAAATCCATTTTGATCAATCTTTTTTCAAAATGGATTCTTTTATTTGCCATAAAACACGGATTCGAATGATATTTTTGATCAAACTTTGTTTCAAAGCTAGACTTAGGATAAAATATTAGAGCTACAACTAATTGTGCTAAAGTGTGTATTAGAAAATAACTTAGGGGCCTTTTGCAATACCTTCTCATTTTTCTGATATTCAGCAATTGGGCGCTTTACTGTGGAAGGTGTTTTTTTGATATGCCAGTACACATTAAGGGATTGATTTTGTTAAGTTAAAATAAGATTGTGAAGATTTTCACTTAAACTAATTGGGTGCTTTAGTGGAATAAGGAGATTTAAAATAATAAATCTTTTTATAAGACCGTTTGTCAAATTAAGTGCAACAGTTCTTCCTGAAACGCCTCTTATGCAGTTTTCCAGTTAAGGCATTTCCTTGGTCGTTTGTTAATGAGATCGAGTGCTTGTTTCATCTCATCTGGTGCGACGTTATCGAAATTCGTTTTCTTTGGGAAGAACTCCCGCAGTAAGCCGTTCCCATTTTCATTACTCCCACGTTGCCAAGAAGAATAGGCATCCGCAAAATAGACCTGGATATTTAGTTCTTTCTCTAGCACGTTGTAACAGCTAAATTCTTTCCCACGATCCGTTGTAGCGGTTTGAATCGCACCTTTGGGTAACTGCTGATGTAAAAGTTTTGCGGCTGATTCCATTGATTTCGCCGAACGGTCTGCTATTAAAATTCCTTTGTACCAGCGTGTTTTACGCTCAATGAAAGTAGCGACGCAGCCCTTTGCTTGCCCACGTCCAGAAACGACTGTATCGAGCTCCCAATGACCAAATGTTTCGCGTTTACGAACTTCTTTGGGGCGTTTTGAGATGGGTGTACCAATGTTAAAACGACCTCTTGTTTCTCGCGGTTTCTGGCGTTTTCCTTTTTGACGAAGGACCGTTAATGGCACTTCTAATAAGCCCTGATAAATCCAACGATAGATGGTCTTAAAACTCAGCTTTCCTCGATACAAGCGGCCAACAATCTGTTCCGGTGACCAAGTTTCACCCAACTTTTCTTGAACAGCTTCTTTTAACTTGGTTGTCAATTTTGACTTCGCACCACAGTTCAATTTATTGGCTTGATAGCGTGCCTGTGCTTCTTCAGCTGTACAATTGGCATGTCTTTTTAATTCACGTGAAATGGTAGAAGGCTGTCGATTTAATTGTTTCGCAATTTCTCGGATCGGATAGCCTAGTTCAAGTAATGTTTCTATTTTCACACGTTCCGATATGGTAAGATGTTTGTAGCTCATAACGATTTCCTCCGTTCAAATGTTGGTGTGGTAACTACATTTTACACGAGGTCGTTATGGGCTTCTTTTATTTACCCTTGGGTGTTGGCACTTAATATTACAATTCGTCTCCTAAAAAACAGAAAAACCATCTATCAGTTATTTTGATAGATGGTTAATAAATTTGTTTAAAAAATTATTTTCTGCAATGCTAAATTGTTTTGGAATACTAAAGTGGGTTCATTTAGGAAGGCGAATCGTTAAGAATCGACTCTCTATCCGTTTATTCCTGATTAAACCACAGTTCATCTTTATCATCAACGTCGCCATTATAATTGATTAAAATTTCATCTCCTGCTTTTATATCTGTGTAAGCATAGAAGTCAAAAGTTTGATTTTTAAAATTAATCTCATACATTGCATTTGGTTCATAAGAATGATTAAACAACATTCCATAACCAAGAAGGATAGCTGATCGACCTATTCCATACTCAAAAGCGTAATCAGCAAGCAAGGTTTGCTCAATGTATTGATGCTCTTCGTTTGGATAAGAAATGACAGGTGCTTCATGTAAAAGATCGCCTTTTTTGAAATCACATGTAGCAAATACCCCTCTATTGAATTCTCCATCACTTAATGGAGATGTTTTTACCTCAATCATGTTTGTTCGCCTACTCACTTTTAAAAATTTTCTTTCTAACTGTAACATTAATTTGAACTTTGAGCTCCTATTATTTGAATATGTTAAAGAATTTTTTATTATTAACGACTTTATTGTAAATTAAACACCCATATTGTCACCAAACAACAAGTAAAGTTATTGCTCTAACTTTTTTCTTGATGTAATTTAATTATCTATATATGAAGTTACAAATAGTAAGTTTTATTACTATTTGTAACTTCATATGCATAGTATAAAGAATAGTGCGAAATTGTTTCCCATTTAGTTAGGGTAACAATTTAAGTAGCTATTTTAATTTTTGAAAACAATCTCGAATTCGAGATAATTAGGAGGAAATATAAAATGACTAAATGGACAATTGATCAATCACACTCAAACATTGGCTTCTCAGTTAAACACATGATGGTATCAAAAGTTAAAGGACAATTCGATGCATATAGTGCAACAGTTGAAGCAGCTGACCTTTCGGATTTAACAGGGGCAACTATTCATTTTGATATTCAAACAGCAAGCATTAACACACGTAGCGAAGACCGTGATAACCATTTAAAGTCAGGTGATTTCTTCGACGCAGAAAATTACCCAAGTATTAAATTCGAGTCAACAAATATTTCAAAATCAGGAGATGGCTATGCAGTTACTGGTAACTTAACAATTAAAGATGTTATGAATGAAGTTACATTTGAAACTGAATTCAACGGTAAAGGTACAAATCCTTGGGGCCAAGAAGTGTACGGCTTTGAAGCGGAAGCTAAAATTAATCGTGAAGAATTCGGTTTAGTTTGGAACGCAGCACTAGAAACTGGTGGCGTATTAGTTGGAAAAGACATTAAAATTAGTGTGGAACTTGAATTAAATCCAGCGGCAGAGTAATTATTACTTTCATGCAAACGACAAATCTCTTACTAGATTTGTCGTTTTCTCCATTTTTGAGGAGAATTTTAGTTTTTCAATGTATAATAGAATAACTTATGCATTGAATGGGGGAAGAAGATTGTTAGTAGATCTTAAAGTGAAAAACTGTTTGTCCTATAAAGAGGAAACAGTGTTTTCAATGGTATGTGGCGCACGCGTGCGAAAGTTAAAGGATACGCATACAATTGCCTCAACTAAAGTGAAGGTCGTTAAAAGCGCCTTTATTTTCGGCCCAAATGGTAGTGGTAAATCGAATTTATTTGCGGCATTAAAAGTATTACGTTCTCTCTTATTTAATTTTGAAAGTTTAAATAATATTAAACAAATGAAGCTACCCTACCAGCCATTTAAGCTTGGCTCCGATTTTCAGGAACCGACTGAATTTGCTATTTCACTTATGCTTGACGGTGAGCTCTTTGAGTTTGAAGTGCGTTATGATCATGAAAAAATCGTTTATGAGCGCTTCTCCAAGGTGATGAAATCGGGCACGAAGCATTTTTTTAAGCGTACATATGATGAGAAGACAAAGAAATATGATTATGTGACAGGGAAGAAGAGCCATGTCGAACTTATTCACTATACACGGCAAAATACGGCGTTTCTCGCGATTTTAAATGTGTTTAATGATCCTGATGCAGCAAAGGTTTTTGATTGGTTTATGAGCAAAATTATTTTCTTAGATGAATCCAATCGTCTCTCAAGTCATCCACTCATCCGTAAGCTTGAAGAGGATGATTTTAAGCAAGAGGTCATTCAGTTGTTGAAAATTGCGGATTTTTCCATTCAAGATGTGTCAGCAAAACGTGTAGAGCGTAAGGAGAAAAATTCTATATTACATGATTATGAGGCGCTAGATAGTGTCATTCAGGAAATGGATATTGACCTTCA
Proteins encoded in this window:
- a CDS encoding SET domain-containing protein encodes the protein MIEVKTSPLSDGEFNRGVFATCDFKKGDLLHEAPVISYPNEEHQYIEQTLLADYAFEYGIGRSAILLGYGMLFNHSYEPNAMYEINFKNQTFDFYAYTDIKAGDEILINYNGDVDDKDELWFNQE
- a CDS encoding YceI family protein, which gives rise to MTKWTIDQSHSNIGFSVKHMMVSKVKGQFDAYSATVEAADLSDLTGATIHFDIQTASINTRSEDRDNHLKSGDFFDAENYPSIKFESTNISKSGDGYAVTGNLTIKDVMNEVTFETEFNGKGTNPWGQEVYGFEAEAKINREEFGLVWNAALETGGVLVGKDIKISVELELNPAAE
- a CDS encoding AAA family ATPase; the protein is MLVDLKVKNCLSYKEETVFSMVCGARVRKLKDTHTIASTKVKVVKSAFIFGPNGSGKSNLFAALKVLRSLLFNFESLNNIKQMKLPYQPFKLGSDFQEPTEFAISLMLDGELFEFEVRYDHEKIVYERFSKVMKSGTKHFFKRTYDEKTKKYDYVTGKKSHVELIHYTRQNTAFLAILNVFNDPDAAKVFDWFMSKIIFLDESNRLSSHPLIRKLEEDDFKQEVIQLLKIADFSIQDVSAKRVERKEKNSILHDYEALDSVIQEMDIDLHYLSFDSFGTPIGTKSINWTMDSKGTIRMLYLACVMVDAYNKGKTIFIDEFDTAFHVSICEFLMAIMNSKRNGNNQFVVTSHEIDLLDQPLRPDQIWFVNKSYKNESELYSLFDFADLHKKRAEISYAKRYLKGEFGATPVINEYLSERYLDEEGQPQ
- a CDS encoding APC family permease → MISSIKRFLIGRPLKSNELGEQKLNKTKALAILSSDALSSVAYGPEQILIVLVTIGAAAFWYSIPIAVGVLILLTALILSYRQIIFAYPHGGGAYVVSKSNLGVNPGLIAGGSLLVDYILTVAVSVSAGTDAITSAFPTLHDFNVEIAIAFVIFITILNLRGVTESASILAYPVYLFVLAVFILIGVGIYNILTGGVSPELRTPIGTPVAGISLFILLRAFASGSSALTGVEAISNAIPNFKDSAPNNAAKTLMAMGALLSILFSGIVILAYYYGIAPSGEVTVVSQIAEETFGRNFMYFIIQGTTALILILAANTGYSAFPLLAVNLAKDKFIPRMFLMRGDRLGYSNGIIILGITSIILIFAFQAETEHLIPLYAVGVFLPFTLSQSGMMVKWLREKPKGWIPKFIINTTGAVISFTVTMMFFLTKFSQVWSILIFLPIIVFLFHRIRKHYEAVGDQLRLTTCESSMTIEGNVMIVPVAGMTHVVENSLNYAKSLSPDQIIAVYVAFEREDEQRFEEKWKKWQPDVRLVTLHSHYRSIINPLTKFVDIVEHKAKEGNYKVTVIIPQFIPKKGWHNILHNQSSLIIRAFLLYRRDVVVTTVPYHLKK
- a CDS encoding IS30 family transposase: MSYKHLTISERVKIETLLELGYPIREIAKQLNRQPSTISRELKRHANCTAEEAQARYQANKLNCGAKSKLTTKLKEAVQEKLGETWSPEQIVGRLYRGKLSFKTIYRWIYQGLLEVPLTVLRQKGKRQKPRETRGRFNIGTPISKRPKEVRKRETFGHWELDTVVSGRGQAKGCVATFIERKTRWYKGILIADRSAKSMESAAKLLHQQLPKGAIQTATTDRGKEFSCYNVLEKELNIQVYFADAYSSWQRGSNENGNGLLREFFPKKTNFDNVAPDEMKQALDLINKRPRKCLNWKTA